In Streptomyces sp. NBC_01717, one DNA window encodes the following:
- a CDS encoding adenosylmethionine--8-amino-7-oxononanoate transaminase, which yields MPDPLSPAELRTLDRAHVWHPYGPMPGRQEPLIVESASGVRLRLAEPAHGQHELIDGMSSWWSAVHGYNHPVLNEAARGQLDRMSHVMFGGLTHEPAVRLAARLVEITPEPLRHVFLADSGSVSVEVAVKMCLQYWHSTGRPAKRRLLTWRGGYHGDTWQPMSVCDPEGGMHGLWSGALPQQVFADEPPGGFDAQPDEAYVQHLRDLIARHADELAAVIVEPVVQGAGGMRFHSPAYLRALREACDAHDVLLVFDEIASGFGRTGKLFAAGHAGISPDVMCVGKALTGGYLTLAATLCTSRVADGISRGEVPVLAHGPTFMGNPLAAAVALASIDLLLGQDWQQEVKRLETGLRDGLAGAPSIAGVRDVRVLGAIGVVQLDHDVNMAAATEAAVREGVWLRPFRDLIYTMPPYVTGDDDLARICRAVCAAAREG from the coding sequence ATGCCTGACCCCCTCTCGCCCGCGGAGCTGCGGACCCTGGACCGGGCCCACGTCTGGCACCCGTACGGCCCGATGCCGGGCCGGCAGGAGCCGCTGATCGTGGAGTCCGCGTCCGGGGTACGGCTCCGGCTCGCCGAACCGGCCCATGGGCAGCACGAGTTGATCGACGGCATGTCGTCGTGGTGGTCGGCGGTGCACGGCTACAACCATCCGGTGCTCAACGAGGCGGCGCGCGGCCAGCTGGACCGGATGAGCCATGTGATGTTCGGCGGCCTCACCCATGAGCCCGCCGTGCGGCTGGCAGCCCGGCTGGTCGAGATCACGCCGGAGCCGCTGCGCCATGTCTTCCTCGCCGACTCCGGTTCGGTGTCGGTCGAGGTCGCGGTGAAGATGTGCCTGCAGTACTGGCATTCCACCGGCCGCCCGGCCAAAAGGCGTCTGCTGACCTGGCGCGGCGGCTACCACGGGGACACCTGGCAGCCGATGTCGGTGTGCGACCCCGAGGGCGGCATGCACGGGCTGTGGTCGGGCGCGCTGCCCCAGCAGGTCTTCGCCGACGAGCCGCCCGGCGGTTTCGACGCGCAGCCGGACGAGGCGTACGTACAGCATCTGCGGGACCTGATCGCGCGCCATGCCGATGAGCTGGCCGCGGTGATCGTGGAGCCGGTGGTGCAGGGTGCGGGCGGGATGCGGTTCCACTCCCCCGCGTATCTGCGGGCGCTGCGCGAGGCGTGCGACGCGCATGACGTGTTGCTGGTGTTCGACGAGATCGCCAGCGGTTTCGGGCGTACGGGGAAGCTGTTCGCCGCCGGACACGCCGGGATCTCTCCCGACGTCATGTGCGTCGGCAAGGCGCTGACCGGCGGCTATCTCACCCTGGCGGCGACGCTGTGCACCTCACGGGTGGCGGACGGCATCTCGCGCGGCGAGGTGCCGGTGCTGGCGCACGGGCCGACGTTCATGGGTAACCCACTGGCCGCCGCGGTGGCCCTGGCCTCGATCGATCTGCTGCTCGGCCAGGACTGGCAGCAGGAGGTCAAGCGCCTGGAGACAGGGCTGCGGGACGGTCTTGCCGGTGCGCCTTCGATCGCGGGTGTACGGGACGTACGCGTCCTCGGTGCCATCGGCGTCGTACAGCTCGATCACGACGTGAACATGGCTGCGGCCACCGAGGCCGCGGTACGCGAGGGCGTGTGGCTGCGTCCGTTCCGGGACCTGATCTACACGATGCCGCCGTATGTGACCGGCGACGACGATCTGGCGCGCATCTGCCGTGCGGTGTGCGCCGCAGCGCGGGAGGGCTGA